In a single window of the Caloenas nicobarica isolate bCalNic1 chromosome 8, bCalNic1.hap1, whole genome shotgun sequence genome:
- the DVL3 gene encoding segment polarity protein dishevelled homolog DVL-3 isoform X3 has translation MAAAETKIIYHLDEQETPYLVKLPIPAERVTLGDFKGLLNRPNYKFYFKSMDDDFGVVKEEISDDNAKLPCFNGRVVSWLVSAEGSHSDAGSVCADNQTELPPSMERTGGIGDSRPPSFHPNTGGSRENLDNETETDSVVSSQRERPRRKDGPEHAPRVNGTVKGERRRDLGGYESSSTLMSSELETTSFFDSDEDDSTSRFSSSTEQSSASRLMRRHKRRRRKQKAPRIERSSSFSSITDSTMSLNIITVTLNMEKYNFLGISIVGQSNERGDGGIYIGSIMKGGAVAADGRIEPGDMLLQVNDINFENMSNDDAVRVLREIVHKPGPITLTVAKCWDPSPRGCFSLPRIAPQRIWAGPDSPCSDPGEPIRPIDPAAWVSHTAAMTGTYPAYGMSPSMSTITSTSSSITSSIPETERLDDFHLSIHSDMATIVKAMASPESGLEVRDRMWLKITIPNAFIGSDVVDWLYHHVEGFTDRRESRKYASNLLKAGYIRHTVNKITFSEQCYYIFGDLCGNMANLSLHDHDGSSGASDQDTLAPLPHPGAAPWPMAFPYQYPPPHPYNPHPGFPDPGYSYGGGSAGSQHSEGSRSSGSNRSGSERRKEREKTGESKSGGSGSESDHTTRSSMRRERAASERSVPASQHSQRSQHSLAHSIRSHHSQQSYGPPGLPPLFSPPMLLMPPPPSAMGPPGAPPGRDLASVPPELTASRQSFRMAMGNPSEFFVDVM, from the exons GGTggtgaaagaagaaatttcGGACGACAATGCCAAGCTTCCCTGCTTCAACGGCCGAGTGGTGTCCTGG CTGGTGTCTGCAGAGGGTTCCCATTCAGATGCTGGCTCGGTCTGTGCCGATAACCAAACAGAGCTGCCACCCTCCATGGAGCGCACGGGAGGAATCGGAGACTCCAGGCCCCCCTCTTTCCA CCCTAACACTGGGGGAAGTCGGGAAAACTTGGACAATGAGACAGAGACAGACTCGGTGGTGTCGTCGCAAAGGGAACGACCTCGTCGGAAAGATGGGCCTGAGCATG CACCCAGGGTGAATGGGACAGTGAAAGGAGAGCGGCGCCGAGACCTGGGCGGGTACGAGAGCTCCTCCACGCTCATGAGCAGTGAGCTGGAGACCACCAGCTTCTTTGATTCAGATGAAGATGACTCCACCAGCAG GTTTAGCAGTTCGACGGAGCAAAGCAGTGCTTCCCGTCTGATGAGGAGGCACAAGCGACGCCGGCGGAAACAGAAGGCTCCACGCATTGAGCGG TCATCGTCCTTCAGCAGCATCACAGACTCCACCATGTCCCTGAACATCATCACGGTCACGCTGAACATGG AGAAATACAACTTCCTGGGCATTTCCATTGTGGGACAGAGCAATGAGCGTGGGGATGGAGGCATTTATATTGGCTCTATCATGAAGGGCGGCGCTGTGGCAGCGGATGGCAGGATTGAGCCAGGAGACATGCTCTTGCAG GTAAACGACATCAACTTTGAGAACATGAGCAACGATGATGCTgtgcgggtgctgagggagatTGTGCACAAGCCGGG GCCCATCACCCTGACGGTGGCCAAGTGCTGGGACCCCAGCCCACGGGGCTGCTTCTCTTTACCCAGGA TTGCTCCCCAGCGGATCTGGGCTGGGCCAGACTCTCCATGCTCCGATCCGG GTGAGCCCATCCGGCCCATCGACCCAGCAGCTTGGGTGTCTCACACAGCAGCGATGACTGGCACCTACCCAGCGTACGGTATGAGTCCATCCATGAGCACAATCacttccaccagctcctccatcACCAGCTCCATCCCAGAGACCGAAC GCCTCGATGACTTTCACCTGTCCATCCACAGCGACATGGCCACCATTGTCAAAGCCATGGCCTCACCAGAGTCAGGCCTGGAGGTGCGTGACCGCATGTGGCTGAAGATCACCATCCCCAATGCCTTCATTG GTTCGGATGTGGTGGATTGGCTCTATCACCATGTGGAGGGCTTTACAGATCGTCGTGAATCCCGCAAATATGCCAGCAATCTGCTGAAGGCTGGCTATATCCGACACACCGTGAACAAGATCACCTTCTCGGAGCAGTGCTACTACATCTTCGGGGACCTCTGTGGAA ACATGGCTAATCTGTCTCTTCATGATCATGACGGCTCCAGCGGTGCCTCCGATCAGGACACTTTGGCTCCGCTTCCCCACCCAGGAGCTGCACCCTGGCCTATGGCTTTCCCATATCAGTATCCACCGCCTCATCCATACAACCCCCACCCCGGCTTCCCTGACCCAGGCTACAGCTACGGCGGGGGCAGTGCCGGCAGTCAGCACAGTGAAG GGAGCCGGAGCAGTGGTTCCAATCGCAGCGGcagtgagaggaggaaggagagagagaagaccGGGGAGTCCAAATCAGGCGGCAGCGGGAGCGAGTCAGACCACACCACGCGGAGCAGCATGCGGCGTGAGCGcgcggccagcgagcgctcgGTGCCGgccagccagcacagccagcgGAGCCAGCACTCGCTGGCTCACAGCATCCGCAGCCACCACAGCCAGCAGTCCTACGGGCCGCCCGGCCTCCCCCCTCTCTTCAGCCCCCCCATGTTGCTGATGCCTCCACCACCTTCAGCCATGGGGCCTCCCGGGGCACCGCCGGGCCGTGACCTGGCCTCTGTGCCCCCCGAACTGACAGCCAGTAGACAGTCCTTCCGAATGGCCATGGGCAACCCCAGTGAGTTTTTTGTGGATGTAATGTGA
- the DVL3 gene encoding segment polarity protein dishevelled homolog DVL-3 isoform X6, translating to MAAAETKIIYHLDEQETPYLVKLPIPAERVTLGDFKGLLNRPNYKFYFKSMDDDFGVVKEEISDDNAKLPCFNGRVVSWLVSAEGSHSDAGSVCADNQTELPPSMERTGGIGDSRPPSFHPNTGGSRENLDNETETDSVVSSQRERPRRKDGPEHAPRVNGTVKGERRRDLGGYESSSTLMSSELETTSFFDSDEDDSTSRFSSSTEQSSASRLMRRHKRRRRKQKAPRIERSSSFSSITDSTMSLNIITVTLNMEKYNFLGISIVGQSNERGDGGIYIGSIMKGGAVAADGRIEPGDMLLQVNDINFENMSNDDAVRVLREIVHKPGPITLTVAKCWDPSPRGCFSLPRSEPIRPIDPAAWVSHTAAMTGTYPAYGMSPSMSTITSTSSSITSSIPETERLDDFHLSIHSDMATIVKAMASPESGLEVRDRMWLKITIPNAFIGSDVVDWLYHHVEGFTDRRESRKYASNLLKAGYIRHTVNKITFSEQCYYIFGDLCGNMANLSLHDHDGSSGASDQDTLAPLPHPGAAPWPMAFPYQYPPPHPYNPHPGFPDPGYSYGGGSAGSQHSEGSRSSGSNRSGSERRKEREKTGESKSGGSGSESDHTTRSSMRRERAASERSVPASQHSQRSQHSLAHSIRSHHSQQSYGPPGLPPLFSPPMLLMPPPPSAMGPPGAPPGRDLASVPPELTASRQSFRMAMGNPSEFFVDVM from the exons GGTggtgaaagaagaaatttcGGACGACAATGCCAAGCTTCCCTGCTTCAACGGCCGAGTGGTGTCCTGG CTGGTGTCTGCAGAGGGTTCCCATTCAGATGCTGGCTCGGTCTGTGCCGATAACCAAACAGAGCTGCCACCCTCCATGGAGCGCACGGGAGGAATCGGAGACTCCAGGCCCCCCTCTTTCCA CCCTAACACTGGGGGAAGTCGGGAAAACTTGGACAATGAGACAGAGACAGACTCGGTGGTGTCGTCGCAAAGGGAACGACCTCGTCGGAAAGATGGGCCTGAGCATG CACCCAGGGTGAATGGGACAGTGAAAGGAGAGCGGCGCCGAGACCTGGGCGGGTACGAGAGCTCCTCCACGCTCATGAGCAGTGAGCTGGAGACCACCAGCTTCTTTGATTCAGATGAAGATGACTCCACCAGCAG GTTTAGCAGTTCGACGGAGCAAAGCAGTGCTTCCCGTCTGATGAGGAGGCACAAGCGACGCCGGCGGAAACAGAAGGCTCCACGCATTGAGCGG TCATCGTCCTTCAGCAGCATCACAGACTCCACCATGTCCCTGAACATCATCACGGTCACGCTGAACATGG AGAAATACAACTTCCTGGGCATTTCCATTGTGGGACAGAGCAATGAGCGTGGGGATGGAGGCATTTATATTGGCTCTATCATGAAGGGCGGCGCTGTGGCAGCGGATGGCAGGATTGAGCCAGGAGACATGCTCTTGCAG GTAAACGACATCAACTTTGAGAACATGAGCAACGATGATGCTgtgcgggtgctgagggagatTGTGCACAAGCCGGG GCCCATCACCCTGACGGTGGCCAAGTGCTGGGACCCCAGCCCACGGGGCTGCTTCTCTTTACCCAGGA GTGAGCCCATCCGGCCCATCGACCCAGCAGCTTGGGTGTCTCACACAGCAGCGATGACTGGCACCTACCCAGCGTACGGTATGAGTCCATCCATGAGCACAATCacttccaccagctcctccatcACCAGCTCCATCCCAGAGACCGAAC GCCTCGATGACTTTCACCTGTCCATCCACAGCGACATGGCCACCATTGTCAAAGCCATGGCCTCACCAGAGTCAGGCCTGGAGGTGCGTGACCGCATGTGGCTGAAGATCACCATCCCCAATGCCTTCATTG GTTCGGATGTGGTGGATTGGCTCTATCACCATGTGGAGGGCTTTACAGATCGTCGTGAATCCCGCAAATATGCCAGCAATCTGCTGAAGGCTGGCTATATCCGACACACCGTGAACAAGATCACCTTCTCGGAGCAGTGCTACTACATCTTCGGGGACCTCTGTGGAA ACATGGCTAATCTGTCTCTTCATGATCATGACGGCTCCAGCGGTGCCTCCGATCAGGACACTTTGGCTCCGCTTCCCCACCCAGGAGCTGCACCCTGGCCTATGGCTTTCCCATATCAGTATCCACCGCCTCATCCATACAACCCCCACCCCGGCTTCCCTGACCCAGGCTACAGCTACGGCGGGGGCAGTGCCGGCAGTCAGCACAGTGAAG GGAGCCGGAGCAGTGGTTCCAATCGCAGCGGcagtgagaggaggaaggagagagagaagaccGGGGAGTCCAAATCAGGCGGCAGCGGGAGCGAGTCAGACCACACCACGCGGAGCAGCATGCGGCGTGAGCGcgcggccagcgagcgctcgGTGCCGgccagccagcacagccagcgGAGCCAGCACTCGCTGGCTCACAGCATCCGCAGCCACCACAGCCAGCAGTCCTACGGGCCGCCCGGCCTCCCCCCTCTCTTCAGCCCCCCCATGTTGCTGATGCCTCCACCACCTTCAGCCATGGGGCCTCCCGGGGCACCGCCGGGCCGTGACCTGGCCTCTGTGCCCCCCGAACTGACAGCCAGTAGACAGTCCTTCCGAATGGCCATGGGCAACCCCAGTGAGTTTTTTGTGGATGTAATGTGA